The proteins below are encoded in one region of Styela clava chromosome 4, kaStyClav1.hap1.2, whole genome shotgun sequence:
- the LOC144421894 gene encoding uncharacterized protein LOC144421894: MSIPSKVILFIDGNEVRHKDLDITGVTENRDFCKKIVSHVGRPDPEGTLAVERVTYEDEEGNYKDLKGNEDEFAALVCQGEPLTCIVHTRTIISKLGLFS; encoded by the exons ATGTCTATACCTTCAAAAG TTATACTCTTCATTGATGGAAATGAAGTAAGGCACAAAGACCTCGACATTACCGGAGTCACAGAAAATCGTGATTTTTGCAAAAAGATTGTTTCGCATGTGGGACGCCCGGATCCAG AAGGGACACTAGCAGTCGAACGTGTAACATACGAAGATGAAGAAGGCAACTACAAGGACTTGAAAGGAAATGAAGACGAATTTGCGGCACTTGTATGTCAAGGCGAACCCTTGACTTGTATAGTTCATACTCGGACAATAATCAGTAAATTAGGATTATTTTCGTGA